Proteins found in one Brevibacillus brevis genomic segment:
- a CDS encoding YwbE family protein, with amino-acid sequence MNGKNRKDIAAGLEVEIVLKQDQRTGKRTSGIVKDILTNSSTHPHGIKVRLTDGQVGRVQEIIRKGE; translated from the coding sequence ATGAACGGAAAAAATCGAAAAGATATCGCAGCGGGGCTTGAAGTCGAGATTGTATTGAAGCAGGACCAACGCACAGGCAAGCGCACCAGCGGGATCGTTAAGGATATCTTGACGAACTCCAGTACTCATCCACATGGAATCAAGGTTCGTTTGACGGATGGACAGGTTGGGAGAGTGCAAGAGATCATCCGAAAAGGGGAATAA
- a CDS encoding response regulator, which yields MIKYRETLLANIHKQIETWYDQEVPVPHDDLYRFLHSLKGTAGTIGLNDLSDLSQLLLGQMDDMPAKDWSLGEWRLFLQELISLCYEQQPEQEVFIENSTLQLESPCEQQPLVLILDDDVTLLMYLKEYLENHNWSVIATVYPHKALDYFHDMNPDCFILDLNIPETGGFQVMQTISEKIKKQYVPTTIISIDCERETRLNAYRLGADDVMSKPLDMEELVVRLERQLRRKRWMNSILFLDELTGVNNRNSFVDTYQRLLSDAQRTNTPFSLAFLDIDFFKGVNDTYGHLIGDEVLTRFAAFIGQSAEKHDVIFRYGGEEFILLMPRTTVETGKMRLEQMLSAFCSLTFEASGGTFSLSFSGGIVQVDDPHKPHTYWVEAADTALYAAKNAGRRRIETAQITETHDPPKVKLKVAIIDDDPMIRVMLADSIQTCFDGWMHVDIQTFEEGAAFFDSSWHQGQEPYLVILDGMMPQMDGLEVLKKIRNLPNAKKYTVIMLTGRTEEQDIVRALQLGADDYMTKPFRTRELDARITRLVKRML from the coding sequence ATGATCAAGTACAGAGAAACGCTTCTTGCAAATATCCATAAACAGATTGAGACGTGGTACGACCAGGAGGTTCCCGTCCCTCATGATGATCTTTATCGATTTCTCCATTCGTTGAAGGGAACTGCGGGGACGATTGGATTGAACGACCTATCTGATCTGTCTCAACTCCTTCTGGGTCAAATGGATGACATGCCTGCCAAGGATTGGTCGCTCGGTGAATGGCGATTGTTTTTGCAAGAGTTGATCAGCTTGTGTTACGAACAGCAGCCGGAACAGGAAGTTTTTATCGAGAACTCCACTCTCCAACTGGAATCCCCTTGTGAGCAACAGCCTTTGGTCCTCATCCTGGATGATGACGTCACCCTGCTGATGTATCTAAAGGAATATTTAGAAAACCACAATTGGTCTGTCATCGCAACGGTCTATCCTCATAAGGCTCTCGACTATTTTCACGACATGAACCCTGACTGCTTCATTCTGGATTTGAACATCCCGGAAACGGGCGGCTTCCAAGTGATGCAGACGATTAGCGAAAAAATTAAGAAGCAATACGTGCCTACGACCATCATCAGCATTGATTGCGAACGGGAGACCCGTCTGAATGCCTATCGTTTGGGCGCAGATGACGTCATGAGCAAACCGCTTGATATGGAAGAGTTGGTCGTACGCCTCGAACGCCAGCTTCGCCGGAAGCGCTGGATGAACAGCATCTTGTTTTTGGACGAGCTCACGGGTGTCAACAATCGGAATTCTTTTGTTGATACGTACCAACGGCTTCTTTCTGATGCCCAGCGAACCAACACCCCCTTCTCTCTGGCATTTTTAGATATCGATTTTTTCAAAGGGGTCAATGATACATACGGTCATCTGATTGGAGACGAGGTTCTGACTCGTTTTGCTGCTTTCATTGGGCAGAGCGCGGAAAAACATGATGTAATATTCCGGTACGGCGGAGAGGAATTCATCCTGCTGATGCCACGTACGACTGTAGAGACAGGAAAGATGCGCCTGGAGCAGATGCTCTCTGCTTTTTGTTCGCTTACGTTTGAGGCTTCTGGAGGAACGTTTTCTTTGAGCTTTTCCGGTGGAATCGTACAAGTAGATGATCCTCATAAACCGCATACGTATTGGGTAGAAGCTGCAGACACTGCTTTGTATGCGGCCAAAAATGCGGGGCGGCGCCGGATAGAAACCGCTCAAATCACAGAGACGCATGATCCCCCTAAGGTAAAACTGAAGGTCGCGATTATCGATGACGATCCGATGATTCGCGTGATGCTTGCCGATTCCATCCAAACCTGTTTTGACGGTTGGATGCACGTCGACATCCAGACTTTCGAAGAAGGAGCAGCTTTCTTTGACTCCTCTTGGCATCAGGGACAAGAGCCTTATCTCGTCATTTTAGACGGGATGATGCCACAGATGGATGGCCTCGAGGTTCTAAAGAAAATCCGGAATTTGCCGAATGCCAAGAAATATACGGTGATCATGCTAACAGGCCGTACGGAAGAGCAAGACATAGTCCGTGCCCTTCAGCTCGGTGCTGACGACTATATGACCAAGCCATTTCGTACGCGCGAACTGGATGCTCGCATCACACGACTGGTTAAGCGAATGTTGTAA
- a CDS encoding response regulator transcription factor — MATIMLAEDEAVLRMLIGDTLEDEGHELDIACDGEEALQKIGQNEYDLIILDYMMPRLTGFEVLQQLKQMDDKKAVKVLILSAKSQHAEQEKMRAAGADDFMPKPFSPMDLVRKVEEMLA, encoded by the coding sequence ATGGCAACCATTATGCTGGCCGAAGACGAAGCCGTGTTACGCATGTTAATTGGCGACACACTCGAAGACGAGGGACACGAGCTCGACATCGCTTGCGATGGAGAGGAAGCTCTGCAAAAAATCGGCCAAAATGAGTACGACTTGATTATTTTAGATTATATGATGCCAAGGCTGACAGGCTTTGAAGTATTGCAGCAGCTCAAACAGATGGACGATAAAAAGGCAGTCAAGGTCCTGATCCTCTCAGCAAAAAGTCAACATGCCGAACAGGAGAAAATGCGTGCAGCTGGTGCTGATGACTTCATGCCGAAGCCCTTTAGCCCGATGGATCTTGTGCGGAAAGTGGAGGAAATGCTCGCATGA
- a CDS encoding ATP-binding protein: MTGFLAFIRKSITRRFIAMMLLFLLLLIAGAGIVQDLNSNALTHYQTEIYNTKEKQNLVADIAEHTNQIFFRARGYYAFLSPSEYNELFVEKKKLEQALDEFKKLPLNDEEKALVASIESFFTNFFANVFPTFSSYAKNGDFESLRKASASGVNQEVNNLLKYAGRYQEEHDQLLYTKNQLLFEELSQLSTWFLVYSLMVLVIMIVVTIQTTRDIGRPLVRLSQNAEQFANGGTPLLQDLNRIDEIGRLSRSLDYLIRQIQAKEEVLMAQNEELQAQQDELMMQQEELQEALGKMEENERYLEKKNRFILSLSNTLDKDELLSSIICNITEVMDADKGVIVMLNTDRDAASFGVSQNGLEQLRKGMDDGPFVRIRETGLPYVLIRESTDAERGYTEEMSQTFELYLPVLDAQQTIVACIIISRIGRKFTNQELQVIIGIAKQISLALDKLAMYEETERQRKMTQDMLDSVQEGIQLIDLSGETLQVNWNFCELLCYDHQLASQGFDLEQFLSHLQSRTSEPDRLIQYVKSVVLDEGAVPSGSIVFQITGPQVRYIQLYAEPLYRNQEKWSTLLVYRDFTKEYEIDQMKSEFVSTVSHELRTPLASVLGFAELLLTKKLKPERQQRYIATIYQEATRLTALINDFLDLQRMESGRQTYELENVAIDQVIRDIFELHRVQSPLHRFELDLQTEQTVVYGDQAKLHQVFLNLISNAVKYSPHGGHIRVGCRQDGNRLLVEVQDDGLGIPSEAIPHLFTKFYRVDNSDRREIGGTGLGLAIVQEIVHMHHGEVSVTSESGKGSTFTVTLPLAEHALSPGYPAGSEEAVSPTGQCKGNVVIVEDDLNLTELLRHELTCSGFSVNSFSTASEAVAAIEELRPDAVVLDLNLKDGESGWKVIEEIRNNPDLRTIPIVISSAFEEKKKAFDLGATGYLIKPYHPDTLSKAILLAITNQEATGQIFIPDEQ, encoded by the coding sequence ATGACGGGGTTCTTGGCGTTTATCAGAAAAAGCATCACACGTCGCTTCATAGCGATGATGCTTCTTTTTCTGTTACTTCTGATTGCGGGCGCTGGCATCGTTCAAGATTTGAATAGCAACGCATTAACCCATTATCAGACGGAGATATACAATACCAAGGAAAAACAAAATTTGGTCGCAGACATCGCTGAGCACACGAACCAGATCTTTTTTCGCGCAAGGGGTTATTACGCTTTTTTGAGCCCATCTGAATACAATGAGCTATTTGTTGAAAAAAAGAAGCTGGAACAAGCGCTGGATGAATTTAAGAAGCTCCCGCTCAATGATGAGGAGAAAGCGCTTGTCGCTTCGATCGAATCTTTCTTCACGAACTTTTTTGCCAATGTGTTTCCTACTTTTTCGAGTTATGCAAAGAACGGAGACTTTGAATCCCTGCGAAAAGCTTCGGCCAGTGGCGTGAATCAGGAAGTAAACAACCTGCTTAAATACGCCGGGCGGTATCAGGAAGAGCACGATCAGCTTTTGTATACGAAAAACCAACTACTGTTCGAAGAGTTGTCACAGCTAAGCACCTGGTTTCTCGTGTACTCGCTGATGGTGCTGGTGATCATGATAGTAGTCACCATTCAAACTACGCGGGATATCGGCAGGCCGTTGGTTCGTCTATCCCAAAATGCTGAACAGTTCGCTAATGGCGGTACACCTCTTTTGCAGGATTTGAACAGGATTGACGAAATTGGTAGACTCTCCCGCTCCCTCGACTATTTGATCAGGCAAATTCAAGCCAAAGAAGAAGTGCTCATGGCGCAAAACGAAGAGCTGCAAGCCCAGCAGGATGAACTGATGATGCAGCAAGAAGAGTTACAAGAAGCATTGGGCAAGATGGAGGAAAACGAACGGTACTTGGAAAAGAAAAACCGTTTCATCCTCTCTTTGTCGAATACGCTGGATAAAGATGAGCTGCTGTCCAGTATCATTTGCAATATAACTGAAGTCATGGATGCCGATAAAGGTGTCATCGTCATGTTGAACACTGACAGGGACGCAGCTAGCTTTGGCGTTTCCCAAAACGGTCTGGAGCAATTGCGCAAAGGAATGGATGATGGTCCATTCGTGCGAATCAGGGAAACGGGCCTGCCGTATGTCCTGATTCGCGAAAGTACTGACGCTGAGCGCGGCTACACGGAGGAAATGTCACAAACATTTGAGCTTTACCTCCCAGTATTAGATGCCCAGCAAACAATCGTTGCATGTATCATCATCTCCCGGATCGGTCGAAAATTCACGAATCAGGAGCTACAAGTCATCATCGGAATAGCCAAGCAGATTTCCTTGGCACTCGACAAGCTCGCGATGTACGAGGAGACAGAACGGCAACGTAAAATGACGCAGGATATGCTCGATTCTGTTCAAGAAGGCATTCAGCTTATTGATCTGAGTGGAGAAACACTTCAGGTGAACTGGAATTTTTGTGAGCTCTTGTGTTACGACCATCAACTCGCTTCGCAAGGGTTTGACTTGGAACAGTTCCTTTCCCATCTACAGAGTCGAACCTCTGAGCCTGATCGGCTGATTCAATATGTCAAATCTGTCGTTTTAGACGAAGGTGCCGTTCCTTCAGGCAGTATTGTGTTTCAGATAACCGGACCGCAAGTACGCTACATTCAGCTCTATGCAGAGCCACTGTACCGGAACCAAGAGAAATGGAGTACCTTGCTCGTTTATCGTGACTTCACCAAGGAATACGAGATCGACCAAATGAAATCGGAATTCGTCAGTACGGTCAGCCATGAGCTGCGTACTCCTCTCGCCAGCGTACTTGGCTTTGCGGAGCTGCTGTTAACGAAAAAGCTCAAGCCGGAACGTCAACAGCGGTACATAGCGACCATTTATCAAGAAGCTACTCGCCTGACTGCACTAATCAACGATTTCTTGGATTTGCAACGCATGGAATCCGGCAGACAGACTTATGAGCTAGAGAATGTTGCCATTGATCAAGTGATTCGGGATATTTTCGAACTTCATCGAGTCCAGTCCCCTCTCCATCGGTTTGAACTCGATTTGCAAACGGAGCAAACCGTTGTTTATGGAGACCAAGCCAAGTTGCATCAAGTATTTTTGAATCTAATCAGTAATGCCGTCAAATACTCCCCGCATGGTGGTCATATCCGGGTGGGTTGTCGACAAGATGGCAATCGCTTGCTCGTGGAGGTCCAGGATGACGGGCTAGGCATTCCTTCCGAAGCCATCCCTCACCTGTTTACCAAATTTTATCGCGTAGATAACTCGGATCGTCGCGAGATTGGCGGTACTGGATTGGGTCTCGCCATTGTTCAGGAGATCGTCCATATGCACCATGGAGAAGTTTCCGTTACGTCCGAATCGGGTAAGGGTAGTACATTTACGGTTACTCTTCCATTGGCTGAGCACGCTTTGTCCCCTGGCTATCCAGCGGGAAGTGAGGAGGCAGTTTCTCCAACTGGTCAATGCAAAGGAAACGTTGTGATCGTCGAGGACGATTTAAACTTAACCGAACTGCTGCGTCATGAGTTAACATGCTCTGGATTCAGCGTCAATTCCTTCTCTACGGCGTCTGAGGCCGTAGCAGCAATCGAGGAGCTGCGACCGGATGCTGTCGTGCTTGACCTAAACTTGAAGGATGGCGAGAGTGGTTGGAAGGTCATTGAGGAGATACGCAACAACCCGGATTTACGAACCATTCCGATCGTGATCTCCAGTGCTTTTGAGGAAAAGAAAAAGGCATTTGATCTGGGGGCAACTGGTTATCTGATCAAGCCTTATCATCCAGATACCTTGTCTAAAGCGATTTTGCTGGCTATCACGAATCAAGAAGCCACAGGACAGATCTTCATTCCTGACGAACAGTAA
- a CDS encoding cold-shock protein has translation MYFSKKAVVPIEEEETDVWTCSNEGCTCWMRDNFSFDKSPNCPFCHSSMVKDTRMLPVLTNHSSKRNS, from the coding sequence GTGTATTTCTCAAAAAAAGCAGTCGTTCCAATCGAAGAAGAGGAAACAGATGTATGGACGTGCAGTAACGAGGGCTGTACGTGCTGGATGAGAGATAACTTTTCCTTTGATAAGAGCCCGAACTGCCCCTTTTGCCATTCCAGTATGGTAAAGGACACGCGCATGCTACCGGTCCTAACCAATCACAGCAGCAAACGGAACTCGTAA
- a CDS encoding acyltransferase family protein has translation MYTDSKILKSLFYIQLFSSFLVVVGHFTASALSFTDPFWIVALNQISRYGTVLLTIATGYLTAYSFEAKSPTAREFFSGKLLYIFVPYLVSGVLYHYLLKKGMPDTAQDFTNIVLGKTGDHLYFVFMICQYYVFAYLFRRVITKRNILYAIWILLGIQYVYINYIHQGWFGLTTRHMLPSWIFTLYMGHMLYWYRESILSFLRNNRSILTLMTGVSTAAAMFFVVSNKLYVAVHLTFVFATLLSFLVLMIFFLERVDRLHIKFRKGLTYFIFLFHSAFLIMFKDYLFAKYGEVAWLFENTWYSLLYLLLIIGCSCLLALMLVWLVNKLERISKTIRQTSSQLSTGK, from the coding sequence ATGTATACAGATTCAAAAATCTTGAAATCTCTGTTTTACATCCAGCTCTTCTCAAGTTTTCTCGTTGTAGTCGGTCATTTCACGGCTTCTGCACTTTCTTTTACAGATCCGTTTTGGATCGTGGCCCTCAATCAGATCAGTCGCTACGGCACTGTCCTGTTGACGATCGCCACCGGTTATTTGACTGCTTATTCTTTTGAAGCCAAGAGCCCTACTGCTCGCGAGTTTTTTTCAGGGAAGCTTCTGTATATTTTTGTTCCCTATTTAGTATCTGGTGTCCTGTATCATTACTTGTTGAAAAAAGGGATGCCTGATACTGCCCAGGACTTTACGAACATTGTTTTAGGCAAAACGGGTGACCATCTGTACTTTGTGTTTATGATTTGTCAGTATTACGTTTTTGCCTATCTGTTTCGACGTGTGATCACGAAGCGCAACATTTTGTATGCTATTTGGATTCTGCTCGGTATTCAATACGTCTACATCAACTACATCCATCAGGGCTGGTTCGGGCTCACTACGCGTCATATGCTCCCGAGCTGGATTTTTACCCTGTACATGGGGCATATGTTGTATTGGTACCGTGAATCGATCCTTTCCTTTTTGCGAAACAACCGCTCGATCCTGACGCTGATGACGGGTGTTTCCACTGCGGCTGCGATGTTTTTTGTTGTCTCAAACAAGCTGTATGTGGCTGTGCATTTGACTTTTGTCTTCGCTACGCTTTTGTCGTTTCTCGTGCTCATGATCTTCTTTTTGGAACGCGTCGATCGTTTGCACATCAAGTTTCGAAAAGGGCTGACGTATTTTATTTTCTTGTTCCACTCTGCTTTTTTGATCATGTTCAAAGATTATTTGTTTGCGAAATACGGCGAGGTCGCTTGGCTGTTTGAAAACACGTGGTACTCGCTGTTGTACTTGCTCCTGATTATCGGCTGCAGTTGTCTGTTGGCACTCATGCTGGTCTGGCTGGTCAACAAGCTGGAGCGTATCTCCAAAACCATACGACAAACAAGCAGTCAGCTTTCCACTGGCAAATAA